CAAAAGAAACTTTAGAGATAGCATCTGCTCTTCTTCCTCCAACTTTTACCCAAGATGTTTGGCTAAAGTTATGAATAGGTAAAATGATTTCTGTAATCAATTCATTTTTGGCAATTGATGTCTTTCTTGGACCTAAAATAACTTTACTAATCGGAATCTGTCTTTCTTGATTAAGACTTGATAAAACAACTATAGCATCCATTAAATATAGCGCAACTAAGCTATCTCCAGCAGGTGATGCATTTGCAATATTGCCTGCAAGTGTCGCAACATTTCTAATACCTGGTGAAGCCATCTCTATGATGACGTCTTTAAGTAACTGAGGGACATCAGGATGATGCAACAAAGTTTCTAAAGATGTCATGGATCCTATTCTAATTTTAGTTTCATCTTTAATTACATATTTTAATTCATCTAAATTAAACGCATAAAGTATATTTGTATTAAATAGTGGTGGCAGATCTGCAGTATTTCTTTTTTGAATCATCAAGTCAGTACCACCTGCAATAACTTGATAATCTTCTTGGTTTAAATATGTTATTGCTTCTTTTAGATTCTTAGGGATTATTTGTTTCACCATAGTCCATCCCCCTTTTTAGAAGCTGTTTTCACTGCTTTGACAATCATGTTATAACCTGTACAGCGACATAAATTTCCCGAAAGACCTATACGAATTTCATCTTCACTAGGTTTTGGATTTTGATTTAATAAACTTTCAGCAGCAATCATCATACCCGGTGTACATATACCACATTGAGAGCCACCTTCTTCTAATATAGCATCAGCTAATGCTTGATATCTTTTTGTTTTCGTAAAACCTTCAATGGTTACAATTTCTTTTCCTTCAACATTTGCTAAAGGTAGACAACAACTATGAACAATGTGACCATCAAGTAAAACAGCGCATGCTCCACATTCTCCTTCGCCACATCCTTCTTTAGGACCTGTTAATCCAAAATGATTTCTTAAAACATCTAAAAAACGCATGCTAGGATCTAAATTCAAATCAACATCTTTACCATTTAGTTTAAATTTTATATTAGTCATGATTAATCAACTCCATCATATATTCTGGTGTTGCCGGGATTTTCTTAACTTTCCTTTTAATTGCTTGTTCTATAGCTAGCGCAACAGCAGGTGCTCCACCAACTAGCGTTAGTTCTCCAACACCTTTTGCTCCATATGGACCTAATATATAAGGATTTTCCATAATATGAGTTTCTGTTTTTGGCATATCTACTGAAGTAGGTATGATATAATCTGTCATTGTTTTTTGTCTTATTTTCCCATTCTCGTGTTTCATTACTTCTAAATATCCATAAGCTACGCCTTGTGCAATACCACCATCAGCTTGACCTAAAACCATACGCTCATCAATTGCTTTGCCTACATCATAGACACTCCAAATACCTTTAAGGTTTGCTTGAAATGTAACTGGCGACACTTCAACTTCAACAATGTTTACACCCCATGAGTATGCAGGATATGCATCACCATGCAATGTATCTTCATCCCATTTAATATATTCGGGTTGTTGATATCTTTCATTGACAACCATTTCTTGATCATCAATCCAAGTCTCTTTAAGTTTTAATGCTGCTCTAGCAAGAAGACCACCAACAATCATAATAGTTCTAGATGCGACAGTTGGTCCTGAATCAGGAACAAAATCAGTATCTGGATTATTAAAAGTAACTTGATTTGATGGAACATCTAAAGTTTGTACAACTATTTTTTTAAGAGCAGTTTTAGCGCCTTGTCCCATTTCAACTGCGGCAACCAAAATATAAACTTGATTATCTTTATCTTTTCTTAGTCTAACTTTTGCATTGATATGTGTGCTTTCACCACTACCAGTGAATCCACATCCATGTAAAAACCAACTCATCCCAATACCTTTAAAAGATTTAGGATCTTGATAAGTTTCATATTTTTGTTTATAATCAGAAATTTCCATAGCCTTATCTATCATTTTTTTCATAATAATTGGATCTCTAAAAACCCCACCAGTTGAAGTTAAATCATTTTGTTTTGCTAAATGATTTAATCTAAAAGGAAGAGGATCAATATCTAGTTCTTTTGCAATATGATTCATAAACATCTCAAAAGCAAAAATCATTTGTGGTGCACCAAATCCTCTAAATGCTCCATTTGGAACAGTATTAGTCTCATAAACATCACCAGACACATCTAAATGATCCACTGTATAAGCATCTGTTGATGCAATCATAGCTCTAGCTAAAACTACACCACTTAATCCCGTATATGCTCCACTATCTAAAGATACATGAGCTTTAATACCTTGTATATGATGATTTTCATCAATAGCTGCAGTCAATTTAATTTTGGAAGGATGACGTTTAGTTGTTACTGCCATATCTTCTTCACGTTCATAGATCATCTTAATAGGTTTACCTATTTTTTTAACAGCAACTGCAAGTTGGCATGCCATAACTGATGGGAATTCTTCTTTACCACCAAATGCTCCACCAACTGTAGGTTGAATTACACGAACCTCATCATCTTTACAATCAAGGGCTGATATAACAGCATTTTTAACATAATAAGGACATTGGATAGATCCTATTAATGTTATTTTCTTGTTTTCCTCAGGATATGCAATAAATCCTTGAGGCTCTATATAAGCTTGTTCTTGATAACCTGTCTCATATGTATGTGATACAATCTTATAAGGTTTCAAAAAAGCTTGTTCTATATTTCCTTTTTTAAACTTTTTGTTTATAACACTTTTTTTATATTCAAACAATGGTTCTAATATTGTATATTCGATTTTTATGTTATCAATAATTTGATTGATGACTTGTTTATCTTTACCGATAACAAGCATAATAGGTTCCCCAATATAATTGACAGTATGTTCTGCAAATATTGGCCAATCTTCAAAAATCATTTTGACAAAGTTTTTCCCAGGAATATCTTTATAGTCAACGATAAAATAATCCTTAGGTAACTTAGGGATTTCAATACTATCTATTTTAGCTTTTGGATGTATAGATCTTACTGTCTTAGCAAACAGCATTCCATCCATTTTAATATCACTGACATAAATTGCTTTACCAGAAACCTTTTCAACATGATCTTCTTTTTGTATTGATTTACTGATATCCTTCATTTAATCACTCCCCTATTCCATAGTAAGTGCATTGGTTGGACATTTAGCAACACATAGTCCACATTCAAAACACTTATCAGGATCTATCGTTATTTTATCTTTCATGGTAATCGCAAAATATGGACAAACATTAACACATAAATTACATTTAATACATTTATCTTCAATTAACTTAGGTATGCTTGCTTCATATTTAACGTTATTTTTTAAAGTTGTGTTAATCACTTCTTCTACACTTTTAAATCCATAGGCTTCTAATCGACTTGGTAAATCTTTAATTATTTTAGCGTATAGTTGTTTGCCTTTAAGTAATGCTGCAGAAAGCATTTGAACAGCTGATGCTCCAGCAAGTAAGAATTCTATAACATCATCTGCTGACCCAATACCACCAACACCTATAACTGTTAAGCTTGGTTCAGCTTTTTTAATGGTATAGATAGTTGCTAAAGCTAAGTTTTTAATTACAGGTCCACTTGTCCAAACAAATCCACTTTCGTTGCCATATAAAATTGATCTAGATTGGATATCAATTTTCATGGTTGGCCCTAGGGAATTAATTGCCACAACACCGTTTGCTCCATTTTCTTTAATGACTTTAGCAAACTCAGCCGGGTTAGGAATATGAGGACTAATCTTCATATAAAATGGTTTTTTGGTATGTTTTCTAATCATT
The sequence above is drawn from the Mariniplasma anaerobium genome and encodes:
- a CDS encoding FAD binding domain-containing protein; translated protein: MVKQIIPKNLKEAITYLNQEDYQVIAGGTDLMIQKRNTADLPPLFNTNILYAFNLDELKYVIKDETKIRIGSMTSLETLLHHPDVPQLLKDVIIEMASPGIRNVATLAGNIANASPAGDSLVALYLMDAIVVLSSLNQERQIPISKVILGPRKTSIAKNELITEIILPIHNFSQTSWVKVGGRRADAISKVSFAGAVKINSGTVIDIRIALGAIFMTVVRNLEIENRYKNISVQELKDNMQQILNDYQKLIKPIDDQRSNKIYRSQVALNLIEDFIRKI
- a CDS encoding (2Fe-2S)-binding protein; this translates as MTNIKFKLNGKDVDLNLDPSMRFLDVLRNHFGLTGPKEGCGEGECGACAVLLDGHIVHSCCLPLANVEGKEIVTIEGFTKTKRYQALADAILEEGGSQCGICTPGMMIAAESLLNQNPKPSEDEIRIGLSGNLCRCTGYNMIVKAVKTASKKGDGLW
- a CDS encoding xanthine dehydrogenase family protein molybdopterin-binding subunit; this encodes MKDISKSIQKEDHVEKVSGKAIYVSDIKMDGMLFAKTVRSIHPKAKIDSIEIPKLPKDYFIVDYKDIPGKNFVKMIFEDWPIFAEHTVNYIGEPIMLVIGKDKQVINQIIDNIKIEYTILEPLFEYKKSVINKKFKKGNIEQAFLKPYKIVSHTYETGYQEQAYIEPQGFIAYPEENKKITLIGSIQCPYYVKNAVISALDCKDDEVRVIQPTVGGAFGGKEEFPSVMACQLAVAVKKIGKPIKMIYEREEDMAVTTKRHPSKIKLTAAIDENHHIQGIKAHVSLDSGAYTGLSGVVLARAMIASTDAYTVDHLDVSGDVYETNTVPNGAFRGFGAPQMIFAFEMFMNHIAKELDIDPLPFRLNHLAKQNDLTSTGGVFRDPIIMKKMIDKAMEISDYKQKYETYQDPKSFKGIGMSWFLHGCGFTGSGESTHINAKVRLRKDKDNQVYILVAAVEMGQGAKTALKKIVVQTLDVPSNQVTFNNPDTDFVPDSGPTVASRTIMIVGGLLARAALKLKETWIDDQEMVVNERYQQPEYIKWDEDTLHGDAYPAYSWGVNIVEVEVSPVTFQANLKGIWSVYDVGKAIDERMVLGQADGGIAQGVAYGYLEVMKHENGKIRQKTMTDYIIPTSVDMPKTETHIMENPYILGPYGAKGVGELTLVGGAPAVALAIEQAIKRKVKKIPATPEYMMELINHD
- a CDS encoding 4Fe-4S binding protein, which produces MNLKTTFDGLTLENPLMPASGPLVGDTEKLLFMKDAGCGAVVTKTISTKAPHIPKPCIYGDKQYVMNSELWSEYSKEKWAEEFLPEYKLTKDRPLIISVGYSKEDMEILIPLFDQFADAFEISTHYVGTDISVIADTVKMIRKHTKKPFYMKISPHIPNPAEFAKVIKENGANGVVAINSLGPTMKIDIQSRSILYGNESGFVWTSGPVIKNLALATIYTIKKAEPSLTVIGVGGIGSADDVIEFLLAGASAVQMLSAALLKGKQLYAKIIKDLPSRLEAYGFKSVEEVINTTLKNNVKYEASIPKLIEDKCIKCNLCVNVCPYFAITMKDKITIDPDKCFECGLCVAKCPTNALTME